One segment of Anopheles stephensi strain Indian chromosome 3, UCI_ANSTEP_V1.0, whole genome shotgun sequence DNA contains the following:
- the LOC118510011 gene encoding proline-rich extensin-like protein EPR1 — protein sequence MPCTMGYIRRSVVIVLFVQLFGRSEPKTIVYNSYSSNPIQSEETRLHNATEQYNTPSETQQQQQQEASESSGRAFSSGGSGASFPFSIHPDFLTKPVQVARPNAGYKSPKYIVYPSYSKTSPNSAIPYYNAPVAMDRFAPGEAYGGTIYKLKKQKQSVQSVPFGSIPAASFNSPVSVPSPGALRGAASDNSPVSVMAPSVASSDGPSAPSSSGMQDKPMFMPTSVPSSGELWSSSNSTEKPSSNSKPSSNGPPVLTSPGMQDKPIFMPTPVPTSDNVWSLIDSAEPPKSNSTPDSSEIILFPPNSHTGYLPPANKSSVMKRPTKNTTDGSSSSSDVYKPASDLYSFPPNTNASYLPPPSERSKHPVTSYLPPPSGDITGYVMNTHSEPMDYEGSAELFKFPPNVNSGYLPPAGKHTSEHTGTSYGAPPSGDPSSPSNSKLVNNNEWVQYPTASLGPNELHRFPPNTMASYLPPDGKARPMHSATSYIPPPSGDPHEPANMKPSPTSYLPPKGHSKPAGDTFRFPPNIHSDYLPPVEKDPPKATDTSYLPPPSGNPYSPANSHPPKPSTNAYIPPADLFKFPPNVHSPYLPPTNNPPRQNNAVTSYLPPASGIPGDDAIGTISVGPGKPQYLPPSYSDNGPPMSAAPASMSMMPNKMPPMSMGMMQAMGPPSSMDGPPTGPSGMDADYDHHHHDHDHHSHDHHHDFPYFTGFDHDHYPDVIFDHDHDHYHHHHEEPTTTPPPPPPPPVPETPRLKNYSYYYLSRTLWYVPLYFTLYFTFYVAILIIRSIARHKVNLPNQWVGNTRSFGSIRDLSDKETQQKATMMATFAMKQIEDFREKYL from the exons ATGCCGTGCACCATGGGTTACATTAGACGCTCGGTGGTTATAGTGTTGTTTGTACAGCTGTTCGGTCGTAGTGAACCGAAAACGATCGTTTACAATTCATACTCCAGCAATCCCATCCAATCGGAGGAAACCCGACTACATAATGCCACAGAGCAGTACAACACTCCTAGTGaaacgcaacagcaacagcagcaggaagcTAGTGAATC ATCTGGCAGAGCGTTTTCCAGTGGGGGCAGTGGTGCCAGCTTTCCATTCTCCATTCATCCCGATTTCCTGACGAAACCTGTGCAAGTTGCACGCCCGAATGCTGGCTACAAATCGCCCAAGTACATTGTCTATCCGAGCTACTCGAAAACCAGTCCCAACAGCGCCATTCCGTACTACAACGCTCCTGTCG CAATGGACCGATTTGCTCCCGGAGAGGCATACGGTGGTACCATCTACAAgctgaagaagcaaaaacaatccGTACAATCCG TGCCGTTTGGATCGATTCCGGCAGCGTCATTCAACAGCCCGGTCAGTGTTCCATCGCCGGGCGCGCTTCGAGGTGCCGCTTCCGATAACAGCCCAGTTAGTGTGATGGCACCTTCTGTGGCGTCCTCTGACGGACCATCAGCGCCATCGTCGTCCGGAATGCAAGACAAGCCAATGTTTATGCCTACGTCCGTTCCTTCATCTGGTGAGCTTTGGTCATCCTCTAACTCCACCGAAAAGCCGAGTTCAAACTCAAAACCATCATCAAACGGTCCACCAGTCCTAACGTCGCCTGGAATGCAAGACAAGCCAATCTTTATGCCGACGCCCGTGCCTACGTCTGACAATGTTTGGTCGCTAATTGATTCTGCCGAACCGCCGAAATCCAATTCGACTCCCGATTCCTCCGAAATCATCCTTTTCCCACCCAATTCCCACACTGGCTATTTACCTCCCGCAAACAAGTCTTCCGTTATGAAACGTCCCACAAAGAACACAACCGATGGAAGCTCTTCCAGCTCAGATGTTTACAAACCGGCGAGTGATCTGTACAGTTTTCCACCCAACACCAATGCTAGTTACCTGCCACCTCCCTCAGAGCGTTCGAAACATCCCGTGACTAGCTATTTGCCACCACCCTCGGGTGATATTACCGGGTACGTTATGAACACTCACTCGGAACCGATGGATTATGAAGGTTCGGCGGAGCTGTTTAAATTTCCACCCAATGTAAACTCCGGGTATCTGCCGCCGGCCGGTAAACATACGTCAGAACACACCGGTACGAGCTACGGGGCGCCTCCTTCGGGCGATCCTAGttcaccttccaactcgaaACTGGTCAATAACAATGAATGGGTTCAGTATCCGACAGCATCGCTTGGACCGAACGAACTGCACCGATTTCCTCCCAACACGATGGCAAGCTATTTGCCACCGGATGGAAAAGCACGGCCAATGCACTCGGCCACCAGCTATATTCCACCACCGTCAGGTGATCCACATGAGCCGGCCAATATGAAACCGTCGCCAACGTCTTACTTGCCTCCCAAAGGCCATTCAAAGCCTGCTGGAGACACTTTCCGATTTCCACCCAACATACATTCCGATTACCTTCCCCCGGTTGAAAAGGACCCACCGAAAGCAACCGATACTAGCTACCTTCCACCTCCGTCCGGCAATCCGTACTCTCCTGCCAACTCGCATCCTCCCAAGCCATCCACCAATGCATACATTCCACCGGCGGACTTGTTTAAGTTTCCACCGAATGTGCACTCGCCATACTTGCCTCCCACGAACAATCCCCCAAGACAGAACAACGCTGTGACGAGCTATCTTCCTCCTGCTTCCGGCATTCCAGGTGACGATGCCATCGGAACCATATCGGTTGGTCCGGGCAAGCCACAGTATTTGCCCCCGAGCTATTCTG ATAATGGACCGCCAATGTCAGCTGCACCAGCGTCGATGTCGATGATGCCGAACAAAATGCCTCCCATGTCAATGGGGATGATGCAAGCGATGGGTCCGCCTTCCTCGATGGATGGCCCGCCGACAGGACCTTCCGGGATGGATGCAGATTacgatcatcaccatcacgatcacgatcaccattcgcacgatcatcatcacgaTTTTCCTTACTTCACCGGTTTTGACCACGATCACTATCCGGATGTCATTTTCGACCACGACCAcgaccactaccaccaccatcacgaagagccaacgacgacgcctcctcctccaccacctccaccggtACCGGAAACGCCTAGGTTGAAAAATTACAGCTACTACTATCTCAGTCGCACGCTCTGGTATGTGCCACTGTACTTCACGCTGTACTTTACGTTCTACGTAGCAATTCTGATCATACGGTCCATCGCTCGACATAAG GTTAACTTGCCGAATCAATGGGTCGGAAATACACGATCGTTCGGTAGCATACGTGATCTGAGCGACAAGGAAACGCAACAAAAGGCAACCATGATGGCAACGTTCGCAATGAAACAGATAGAGGATTTTAGAGAAAAATATCTTTAA
- the LOC118514595 gene encoding zinc finger protein weckle-like, translating to MVTSWKTWCRLCAEEKAVLKLESVHDINTVITSMLDVAIAEIKDVPLNICEECLSFVNKLEHFKERCQQTNRLFAYLSKCSGMGYQAIDLKQTRRTFLADLSLEDVANQLCDKLVTDAKECSNDDPEQAAQHIEEIEKEEDVNAEVFYQIESLGAASTQTEFENNATDTEQWEMLDVEMDDYSSQLEANDENVEDEYEKDSDSEHYELEKAITPGENRTQHSDDMAGNTSNDETLTSKRNRTQLSSNRSESQEVFQCQICMKKFKYSSYLKRHEIIHSSKDRFTCTLCNKPFNKALDLKAHILLQHEGVKSLICDQCGKQFSSKGSLKDHYVVHTEDRPFQCTYCSKQFKNAARLKIHEDTHNNTLYVCPHCGLKLNTKRTLNMHMVVHSDQKKFKCQECGNEYKRSKALKAHLILHTGLRPYQCPFCDKTFANGSNCRSHKKKFHPRELAALEAGGGQKPAANIPKLEHLQRKSQSDGETVEITRKHIRSSVWPSNSGNSKTKQRLGLQTENSSRMEDGASLVDYEQKIEISC from the exons ATGGTAACGAGTTGGAAAACCTGGTGCCGTCTGTGTGCGGAAGAAAAGGCTGTACTGAAGCTGGAATCGGTCCATGATATAAATACGGTAATCACAAGCATGCTGGATGTGGCG ATTGCTGAAATAAAAGATGTGCCGCTGAACATATGCGAAGAATGTCTCAGTTTCGTGAACAAGCTGGAACACTTCAAAGAAAGATGCCAGCAAACGAATCGTCTGTTCGCGTACCTGTCGAAATGTTCCGGGATGGGTTATCAAGCGAtagatttaaaacaaactcGCCGTACCTTTCTAGCGGACCTTAGTTTAGAAGACGTAGCAAATCAGCTATGCGACAAGCTAGTCACAGATGCGAAAGAATGTTCAAACGATGATCCGGAGCAAGCTGCTCAACACATCGAAG AGATTGAAAAGGAAGAGGATGTAAATGCGGAGGTGTTCTACCAAATAGAATCGCTGGGTGCTGCCTCGACTCAAACCGAGTTTGAGAACAATGCCACCGATACGGAGCAGTGGGAAATGCTGGATGTTGAAATGGATGACTACAGCAGTCAGTTGGAGGCAAACGATGAAAATGTTGAAGATGAGTATGAAAAAGATTCAGATTCCGAGCACTACGAACTCGAGAAAGCGATAACACCTGGAGAAAACAGAACGCAGCACAGCGATGATATGGCCGGAAACACTTCCAACGACGAGACTCTAACCAGTAAGCGAAATAGAACACAGCTATCCTCCAACAGGAGCGAGTCCCAAGAGGTGTTTCAATGCCAAATCTGTATGAAAAAGTTTAAGTACAGCAGTTACCTGAAAAGGCATGAAATCATCCATTCATCGAAAGATCGATTTACTTGTACCTTATGTAACAAACC GTTTAATAAGGCGCTAGACCTGAAAGCTCACATCCTGCTGCAGCACGAAGGCGTGAAGTCGTTAATTTGCGATCAATGCGGTAAACAGTTCAGCTCGAAGGGATCGTTAAAGGATCACTACGTCGTGCACACAGAGGATAGGCCATTCCAGTGTACGTACTGTTCGAAACAGTTTAAAAATGCAGCACGGCTAAAG ATTCACGAAGATACACATAACAACACGCTGTACGTTTGTCCGCACTGTGGCCTAAAGCTGAACACCAAGCGCACACTGAACATGCACATGGTAGTGCACTCGGATCAGAAGAAATTCAAGTGCCAGGAGTGTGGCAACGAGTACAAACGGTCAAAGGCGCTCAAGGCACACCTTATCTTGCACACGGGGCTCCGACCGTACCAATGTCCGTTTTGTGATAAAACCTTCGCCAATGGGTCAAACTGTCGCAGTCACAAGAAGAAATTTCATCCACGAGAGTTGGCGGCGCTGGAAGCTGGCGGTGGTCAGAAACCTGCCGCCAACATTCCTAAGCTGGAACATCTACAGCGGAA GAGTCAAAGTGATGGCGAAACCGTTGAGATAACAAGAAAGCACATTCGTTCATCCGTTTGGCCATCAAATAGTGGCAacagcaaaacgaaacaaaggtTAGGATTACAGACGGAAAACAGTAGTCGTATGGAGGATGGCGCCTCGCTAGTTGATTATGAGcagaaaattgaaataagttgctga